Proteins from a genomic interval of Methanofollis formosanus:
- the gyrA gene encoding DNA gyrase subunit A, translating into MTSETAGKQRVIPVTVETEMKSSYIDYAMSVIIGRAIPDVRDGLKPVHRRILYGMWEIGNTHDKPTKKSASIVGHVMGKYHPHGDAAIYDTMVKMAQPFSYRYMPVEGQGNFGSIDGDSAAAMRYTEARLTPLAEAMLDDLEKETVDFIPNFDESTKEPTVLPGKMPNLLVNGSSGIAVGMATNMPPHNLGEVCDALCTYIDDPGVTVEELMHTIPAPDFPGGGVIMGTAGVRSAYLTGRGKCVVRGVAEIEEEGKRPRIIITEIPFQVNKANLVEQIANLVKDKRVEGITDIRDESDKDGIRVVIDLRRDAMPQVILNQLYKHTPLESTFGINNLAIVDGRPMVLGLPALLGYFLDHRVEVIRRRTEFDLRKAQERVHVLNGLVVALESIDDVVAAIRASKSAEDAREALISRFGLDEVQANAILQMQLRRLAALEQQKVLDEREALGREIARLQEILSDRAHILREIKKEVAAIREEFGDERRTQIAAAEEEISKADLIEDKPALVSLTATNYIKRLPLETYRKQRRGGRGIIGMATKEDDVVTDVFVASTHDYLLCFTNLGRIYWMRVWDIPEAARTGKGKAIVNLLNLSGDERVTTVIPVRDFEPGRFLFFATKGGMVVKIPIEEFSRPRPSGILAIKLKDDDELVDVKITDGKQEIFLTTWKGLGLRFKEEEIRSLHRNGQGVIGIRLRPGDCLVSLALVEKDYLLAVTGRGAGKLILFDEFKGRHRGTMGIRNLRAAYGDGVVAAKAVSAEDEIILMSASGIAMRTRVSEISIQKRDTRGVRVMKMGEGDKLVGFALVQSEEEEEDEN; encoded by the coding sequence TTGACATCTGAGACAGCCGGGAAGCAGCGGGTGATCCCGGTCACGGTCGAGACCGAGATGAAGTCCTCGTACATCGACTACGCCATGAGCGTCATCATCGGCCGGGCCATCCCCGACGTGCGGGACGGCCTCAAGCCGGTCCACCGCCGTATCCTGTATGGGATGTGGGAGATCGGCAACACCCACGACAAACCCACCAAGAAGAGTGCGAGCATCGTCGGCCATGTGATGGGGAAGTACCACCCGCACGGCGACGCCGCGATCTACGACACCATGGTGAAGATGGCGCAGCCCTTCTCGTATCGGTACATGCCGGTCGAAGGGCAGGGCAACTTCGGCTCCATCGACGGCGACTCGGCTGCGGCGATGCGATATACCGAGGCGCGGCTCACGCCTCTCGCGGAGGCGATGCTCGACGACCTGGAGAAGGAGACGGTGGATTTCATCCCGAACTTCGACGAGTCGACGAAAGAGCCGACCGTCCTCCCGGGAAAGATGCCGAATCTTCTGGTCAACGGGTCGTCAGGGATCGCCGTCGGGATGGCGACGAACATGCCGCCGCACAACCTCGGCGAGGTCTGCGACGCGCTCTGCACCTACATCGACGACCCGGGCGTCACGGTCGAGGAACTGATGCACACGATCCCGGCCCCCGACTTCCCGGGCGGCGGGGTGATCATGGGCACGGCCGGCGTCCGCTCGGCCTACCTGACCGGACGGGGCAAGTGCGTCGTCAGGGGGGTCGCCGAGATCGAGGAAGAGGGAAAACGCCCCAGGATCATCATCACCGAGATCCCCTTCCAGGTGAACAAGGCAAACCTCGTCGAGCAGATCGCGAACCTCGTCAAGGACAAGCGGGTCGAGGGGATCACCGACATCCGCGACGAGTCCGACAAGGACGGGATCAGGGTCGTCATCGATCTGCGGCGCGACGCCATGCCCCAGGTGATCCTGAACCAGCTCTACAAGCACACGCCGCTTGAGAGCACCTTCGGGATCAACAACCTGGCCATCGTCGACGGGCGGCCGATGGTGCTCGGCCTGCCGGCGCTGCTCGGCTACTTCCTCGATCACCGGGTGGAAGTGATCCGCCGGCGGACGGAGTTCGACCTGCGCAAGGCCCAGGAGCGGGTCCATGTCCTCAACGGACTGGTCGTTGCCCTCGAGAGCATCGACGACGTCGTCGCGGCGATCAGGGCGTCAAAGAGCGCCGAGGACGCCCGCGAGGCCCTGATATCCAGGTTCGGTCTCGACGAGGTCCAGGCAAACGCCATCCTCCAGATGCAGCTCCGCCGCCTCGCGGCCCTGGAGCAGCAGAAGGTGCTCGACGAGCGCGAGGCCCTCGGCAGGGAGATCGCACGTCTGCAGGAGATCCTCTCCGACCGGGCTCACATCCTGAGAGAGATCAAGAAAGAGGTCGCGGCGATCAGGGAGGAGTTCGGCGACGAGCGGCGGACGCAGATCGCGGCGGCCGAGGAGGAGATCTCCAAGGCCGACCTCATCGAGGACAAACCGGCCCTGGTCTCTCTCACTGCCACCAATTATATCAAGCGCCTCCCGCTGGAGACGTACCGCAAGCAGCGCCGGGGCGGTCGGGGCATCATCGGGATGGCCACCAAAGAGGACGATGTGGTCACCGACGTCTTCGTGGCTTCCACCCACGACTACCTCCTCTGCTTCACCAACCTGGGCAGGATCTACTGGATGCGGGTCTGGGATATCCCTGAAGCAGCCCGCACCGGGAAGGGGAAGGCAATCGTCAACCTCCTCAACCTGAGCGGGGACGAGCGGGTCACCACCGTCATCCCGGTCAGGGATTTCGAGCCCGGAAGATTCCTCTTCTTTGCGACAAAGGGCGGCATGGTCGTCAAGATCCCGATCGAAGAATTCTCCAGGCCCAGGCCGAGCGGGATCCTCGCGATCAAACTGAAGGACGACGACGAACTGGTGGACGTGAAGATCACCGACGGGAAGCAGGAGATCTTCCTGACGACCTGGAAGGGTCTGGGCCTCAGGTTCAAGGAAGAGGAGATCAGGAGTCTTCACCGCAACGGTCAGGGCGTGATCGGGATCAGGCTGCGGCCCGGAGACTGTCTCGTCTCCCTTGCCCTGGTGGAGAAGGACTATCTGCTCGCCGTCACCGGCCGGGGCGCCGGCAAACTGATCCTCTTCGACGAGTTCAAGGGCCGCCACCGCGGCACGATGGGGATCAGAAACCTCAGGGCCGCCTATGGCGACGGGGTCGTGGCGGCGAAGGCGGTCTCGGCAGAGGACGAGATCATCCTGATGAGCGCCTCGGGGATCGCGATGCGGACCAGAGTCTCTGAGATCTCGATCCAGAAGCGGGACACCCGCGGCGTGCGGGTGATGAAGATGGGCGAGGGCGATAAACTCGTGGGGTTCGCCCTCGTCCAGAGCGAAGAAGAAGAAGAAGACGAAAACTGA